The DNA segment ACATGCAAGGCCTTAAACATTTGCTTGCCACTAGCCAGCGTAGAAAGGTCATCCGCAATATCGTCGAGCGAACGCTTTCCTACGCACTATGCCGAGCGTTAGAAATTCACGACCGGCCGACCGTCGATCAAATGGTTGACAACCTGGATCAGCGCAACGGCACCTACCGCGATCTATTCCACGCGGTTGTACTCAGTTTGCCGTTCCGCGAAACGGTAAACCCCATTCACGAAGCCCCCCAATAGTTGGAGAATCGATGAGCCTTCACATCCAACGAAGAACCCTTTTACGGGGTGCTGCCGGCGTCGCTTTGCCGCTCCCTTTCCTAAATCTTATGAAGGGCTCCACATCGGCGGCCGAATCGAAAACGTCTCCGCTACGGTTTATATCACTGTTCAAACCGAATGGAGTTCACCCTCCGTCTTGGAATATCAACGGTGGCGCTGAACATGATTTCCGCATGTCGCCTTTGATGAAACCGTTCGAGAAACACAAGCAGGATCTGCTGATCCTGGACAACATCGGTGACTTCGGATTCGCGTCCCATGCGAACTCCTCACGCCGCTTTCTTACCGGGCACCACGCCAATACAAAATCAGCATCGATCGACCAGTTGATCGCCGACAAAATCGGTCACGGTACGGCACATCGCTCGCTGGAACTAACCACCGAAGGTCTATTCACGAACCAAATTGGCTGCAGTTACATCTCCTATGACTCGCAGGGACAAGCGATCCCCCGTGAGAGCGATCCACAACTGATCTTTGATCGCCTTTTCCGCAGCCCCTTTGGGAATCCTCAGAAAAGACGAGCGATGTCTAGTCTGCTAGATCGAGTCGGCGAGGACGCACGCTCATTGGCTCGAAAAACGGGACATCAAGACCGCCGCACGTTGGACGAATATTTGGAGGTTGTCCGTGCGACCGAACGAAGGTTAGAGAAATTCGGATCGGAGAAACCACAACAACACGTCGACGTCCAAGGCCTGCAGCGCCCTCCACGAGCAGCAAACCTGAACGAACAAGTCGAAACGATGCTTGACCTGATCGCATTGGCAATGTGGACCGATTCGACTCGCTGTGCCACCTACATGTTGGGCAATAGCAACAGCCGAATCGTTTTTGATTTCCTAGGAATCACCGAGCAACACCATTACCTTTCACACTTCTTCCGCAATTTTTCGCGAGAAAACTTAGAAGCCCTGCTGAAGATCAATATTTGGCACATGGAGAAATTCGATTACCTGTTAACCAAATTGAAATCCTACAAAGACCAGAACGGCACGTTGCTTGATCAAAGCGTGGTCCTGTTTGGATCCGGTATGGGGCATAGCGATAACCACACGGTCAAACGAATTCCAATGATCCTAGCCGGTCAAGGTGGAGGGCGTCTGAAGACCGGAAGGTACCTTCGCTACTCAGAGAATCAGCCGGTTGGAAAACTGCATCTGGCTCTTCTAAATGCTTTTGGAATTGAACGCGATTCCTATGCACAAGCATCCACACCACTCGCTGGTCTAAGTGGGGGCCCAATCGAGTATTACCAAGAGCGTCCGTTTGACAGCTGGGTCAAGGCAGACGATCAAAGCTATACCGTTCAAGGTCGACTACGGATGTCTGATGACCTGAACGAAGCACGGATCTTTTATGTCGAAGTCAAAGGGCGACCGCCGGTTCGCGTCGATGTTCAATTCCAAGATTTCCATCGATTCAATTTGGCGTATCATTGCGGCACCCCGATCACCTTGACCGGGGAAGGATCGCCGTT comes from the Roseimaritima multifibrata genome and includes:
- a CDS encoding DUF1552 domain-containing protein: MSLHIQRRTLLRGAAGVALPLPFLNLMKGSTSAAESKTSPLRFISLFKPNGVHPPSWNINGGAEHDFRMSPLMKPFEKHKQDLLILDNIGDFGFASHANSSRRFLTGHHANTKSASIDQLIADKIGHGTAHRSLELTTEGLFTNQIGCSYISYDSQGQAIPRESDPQLIFDRLFRSPFGNPQKRRAMSSLLDRVGEDARSLARKTGHQDRRTLDEYLEVVRATERRLEKFGSEKPQQHVDVQGLQRPPRAANLNEQVETMLDLIALAMWTDSTRCATYMLGNSNSRIVFDFLGITEQHHYLSHFFRNFSRENLEALLKINIWHMEKFDYLLTKLKSYKDQNGTLLDQSVVLFGSGMGHSDNHTVKRIPMILAGQGGGRLKTGRYLRYSENQPVGKLHLALLNAFGIERDSYAQASTPLAGLSGGPIEYYQERPFDSWVKADDQSYTVQGRLRMSDDLNEARIFYVEVKGRPPVRVDVQFQDFHRFNLAYHCGTPITLTGEGSPFGETIRITKVEELKSLFGKQPGTQNG